From a region of the Streptobacillus felis genome:
- a CDS encoding ABC transporter ATP-binding protein has translation MLKMVNLKKKFYSELGEVKIVFDDLSFEAKPGDFITVIGSNGAGKSTFLNTLSGEVELDSGEIILDGINIEGLKAHKRANIISKVHQNVSSGTAPSMTVLENMSMAYNKGKKFGLGFGLEISKIEEFKESLKTLGLGIENQLETNVGLLSGGQRQCLSLLMSTFNKPKLLLLDEHTAALDPETAKIILEKTNEIVYSNKELITFMITHNMEDAIKYGNRLIMLHKGNIIFDIRGEEKNNLTVEKLLEMFKNKEIVPSDNDIF, from the coding sequence ATGCTTAAAATGGTTAACTTAAAAAAGAAATTCTACAGTGAATTAGGTGAAGTTAAAATTGTATTTGATGATTTGAGTTTTGAAGCAAAACCAGGGGACTTTATAACGGTTATAGGATCTAATGGAGCAGGAAAATCAACTTTTTTAAATACTTTAAGCGGAGAAGTAGAATTAGATAGTGGAGAAATAATATTAGATGGTATTAACATAGAAGGTTTAAAAGCTCATAAAAGAGCGAATATAATATCTAAAGTACATCAAAATGTTTCTAGTGGTACAGCTCCTTCTATGACGGTATTAGAAAATATGTCTATGGCATATAATAAGGGTAAAAAATTTGGATTAGGGTTTGGTCTTGAAATTTCAAAAATAGAAGAATTTAAAGAAAGTTTAAAGACTTTAGGACTAGGTATAGAAAATCAACTAGAAACTAATGTAGGATTATTATCTGGTGGGCAAAGACAGTGTTTATCACTTTTAATGTCTACTTTTAATAAGCCAAAGTTACTATTACTTGATGAACATACCGCAGCACTAGATCCAGAAACAGCTAAAATAATACTTGAAAAAACTAATGAGATAGTTTATTCAAATAAGGAATTAATAACATTTATGATAACACATAATATGGAAGATGCTATTAAATATGGTAATAGACTTATAATGCTTCATAAAGGTAATATTATTTTTGATATTAGAGGAGAAGAAAAAAATAATCTAACTGTAGAAAAATTATTAGAAATGTTTAAGAATAAAGAAATCGTTCCTAGCGATAATGATATATTTTAG
- a CDS encoding tyrosine-protein phosphatase — MKKILAILLIFLSVLTFSSDWATLIDKTTNMYRLDENVYRSKQLSIDDMKLLQEYDIKTIISLRYFGRNKDEKVFGDTELNLISRPLKTWNISPKEIALILNDIQKGKEKGNVLIHCYHGSDRTGLISAMYRIIYQGWDNAEALKELKEGPYGYHKIWINIPRMFTDEVINEIKNELKVLD, encoded by the coding sequence ATGAAGAAAATATTAGCAATACTTTTAATATTTTTATCTGTCTTAACATTTTCAAGTGATTGGGCGACTTTAATTGATAAAACAACTAATATGTATAGACTTGATGAAAATGTATATAGAAGTAAACAATTAAGTATAGATGATATGAAACTTTTACAAGAGTATGATATTAAAACAATAATATCTTTAAGATACTTTGGAAGGAATAAGGATGAAAAAGTTTTTGGAGATACTGAGTTAAACCTAATAAGTAGACCTTTAAAAACTTGGAATATTAGTCCTAAGGAAATAGCTTTAATTCTTAATGATATACAAAAAGGAAAAGAAAAAGGTAATGTTTTAATTCACTGTTATCATGGATCTGATAGAACAGGTTTAATATCAGCTATGTACAGAATAATATATCAAGGATGGGATAATGCTGAGGCTTTAAAAGAATTAAAAGAAGGGCCTTATGGATATCATAAAATATGGATAAATATACCTAGAATGTTTACTGATGAGGTAATAAATGAGATTAAAAATGAACTAAAAGTACTTGATTAG
- a CDS encoding PTS sugar transporter subunit IIB: MKVLAVCGSGTGTSMILKTTMKKIVEKGFKIEIDTCTIDEVANKLDGVDLVICSDKLAPKVDAKGKKVVSVKNILDDVEVLEKLSETGLI, translated from the coding sequence ATGAAAGTATTAGCAGTATGTGGAAGCGGTACAGGAACAAGCATGATTTTAAAAACAACTATGAAAAAAATTGTTGAAAAAGGATTTAAAATTGAAATAGATACTTGTACTATAGATGAAGTTGCAAACAAATTAGATGGAGTAGATTTAGTAATTTGTTCTGATAAATTAGCACCAAAAGTTGATGCTAAAGGTAAAAAAGTAGTTTCAGTTAAAAACATATTAGATGATGTAGAAGTATTAGAAAAATTAAGTGAAACAGGATTAATATAA
- a CDS encoding glycerophosphoryl diester phosphodiesterase membrane domain-containing protein: protein MRENFKLIFNNIYENKITYFLNSLILQLFILTFGMGILNYIFKFLLYVSNLENLTQKDILTILLNPISIFILVIYMLFLAFLIFFEYSFLTLMIYGRMKKSIYSIREIFKITIRSIKKLVGRDLLIFILYFVTLIPLTNLGFSLIVLKDLYIPRFITGELTKTNVGKIIYIVFMIVIFFINIRLFLTIPLNLLGNLGMAESIKKSWKISREKSLQIFPVILIFQVFLTLMSLGLYFLVLLIFTKIDPDGNSLFFQTLSYSILQIGLLFYEIISKLVIIATLVTVIVEKVNIDIDVNMLQNIERKKSKIFFPLIIVGMVVTVFFNALDIYTDVSDNKQLVIAHRGIVSQGVENSKEAIIAAAKAGVDYIEIDVILTKDNKFLVFHDFNLKRLAGLDKKVYNVVSRELIETKITQGEFESTISTLEEIVKIADEYNTKLLVELKPHGHEPLNYIDLVIDEFKRLNIDKNHITMSLDLKLMEEINKRNPEIKTGYVIPFQFGSFKNVDVDFFVIEDFSFSEYLLDSEKEVFVWTINDEKLMQKYLDSSVDGIITDYPEKIFDLKQERKTNNTYFDRIIRKLSI, encoded by the coding sequence ATGAGAGAAAATTTTAAATTAATATTTAATAATATATATGAAAATAAGATTACTTATTTTTTAAATAGCTTAATATTACAACTTTTTATACTTACTTTTGGTATGGGAATATTGAACTATATATTTAAGTTTTTACTATATGTATCTAATCTTGAAAATCTTACACAAAAGGATATTTTAACTATATTATTAAATCCAATAAGTATATTTATTTTAGTAATATATATGCTGTTTTTAGCATTTTTAATATTTTTTGAGTATTCTTTTTTAACTTTAATGATATATGGAAGAATGAAAAAAAGTATATATTCTATAAGAGAAATATTTAAAATAACTATAAGAAGTATAAAGAAATTGGTAGGTAGGGATTTACTGATATTCATATTATACTTTGTAACTTTAATACCACTTACAAATTTAGGTTTTTCATTAATTGTTTTAAAAGACCTATATATTCCAAGATTCATAACTGGAGAATTAACTAAAACTAATGTAGGTAAAATAATATATATAGTATTTATGATAGTAATATTTTTCATAAACATAAGACTATTTCTTACTATACCTTTAAATTTATTAGGTAATTTAGGTATGGCAGAAAGTATAAAAAAAAGCTGGAAGATTAGTAGAGAAAAAAGTTTACAAATATTTCCTGTAATACTAATATTTCAAGTATTTTTAACGCTAATGTCTTTAGGTTTATACTTTTTAGTATTACTAATATTTACAAAAATAGACCCTGATGGGAATAGTCTATTTTTCCAAACCTTATCTTATTCAATATTACAAATAGGTTTACTATTTTATGAGATTATAAGTAAATTAGTAATAATTGCGACATTGGTTACAGTTATAGTCGAAAAAGTAAATATAGATATTGATGTTAATATGCTACAAAATATAGAAAGGAAAAAATCAAAAATATTTTTTCCTTTAATAATAGTTGGAATGGTTGTAACTGTTTTTTTTAATGCACTAGATATTTATACAGATGTTTCTGATAATAAGCAACTCGTAATAGCACATAGAGGAATTGTAAGTCAAGGTGTAGAGAACTCAAAAGAGGCTATAATTGCGGCTGCAAAGGCAGGTGTAGACTATATAGAAATAGATGTAATACTTACAAAAGATAATAAATTTTTAGTTTTTCACGATTTTAATCTAAAAAGACTTGCAGGACTAGACAAAAAAGTGTATAATGTAGTTTCTAGAGAATTAATAGAAACTAAAATTACACAGGGAGAATTTGAAAGCACTATTTCAACTTTAGAGGAAATAGTAAAGATAGCAGATGAATATAATACTAAATTGTTAGTTGAATTAAAACCCCATGGACATGAGCCTTTAAACTATATAGATTTAGTGATAGATGAATTTAAAAGGTTAAATATAGATAAAAATCATATTACTATGTCTCTTGATTTAAAACTTATGGAAGAAATAAACAAACGTAATCCTGAAATAAAAACAGGTTATGTAATACCATTTCAATTTGGGAGTTTTAAAAATGTAGATGTAGATTTCTTTGTTATAGAAGATTTTTCTTTCAGTGAATATTTACTTGATAGTGAAAAAGAAGTATTTGTTTGGACTATAAATGATGAAAAGCTTATGCAAAAATATCTTGATTCAAGTGTAGATGGAATAATAACTGATTATCCAGAAAAAATATTTGATTTAAAACAAGAAAGAAAGACTAATAATACGTATTTTGACAGAATTATTAGAAAGTTAAGCATTTAA